A portion of the Aricia agestis chromosome 1, ilAriAges1.1, whole genome shotgun sequence genome contains these proteins:
- the LOC121729698 gene encoding replication stress response regulator SDE2, protein MGGNIIYFENRILPNTVYSNVMNLKQDIALQSGISVTDLYVTINGSLTKDDLVLENCDKVVRVFTRLVGGKGGFGSMLRAIGAQIEKTTNREACRDLSGRRLRDINEEKRLRKWLDGQEDREREAAEKKQKKLERLLAEPKIQVNLSPDYEKERQELPDRVSAAVDAGWQAAGSSKDAVKRKASDKKQVKGKKKAKLWIDAELSDCSSFSEDEEEEPKKNTGQAGSTDSGNESDRGSDSNKAE, encoded by the coding sequence ATGGgtggtaacataatatattttgagaaCAGGATTCTACCTAACACTGTTTACAGCAACGTAATGAATTTAAAGCAAGATATAGCACTGCAGTCTGGTATATCAGTAACAGATCTGTATGTAACCATCAACGGTTCGCTCACCAAAGATGATCTCGTCTTAGAAAACTGCGATAAAGTCGTCAGAGTGTTCACCCGACTAGTCGGAGGGAAAGGTGGTTTCGGGTCCATGCTGCGTGCTATCGGCGCGCAAATCGAAAAGACCACTAATCGAGAGGCCTGTCGTGACCTCTCTGGGCGTCGTCTACGTGACATCAACGAGGAGAAGAGGCTGCGTAAGTGGTTAGATGGACAGGAGGACAGGGAGCGCGAGGCAGCAGAGAAAAAACAGAAGAAATTGGAGAGATTGTTAGCGGAGCCCAAAATTCAAGTGAACTTGAGTCCCGATTATGAGAAAGAACGTCAGGAACTACCAGATCGAGTCAGCGCCGCTGTGGATGCAGGCTGGCAGGCGGCGGGCTCGTCTAAAGATGCAGTGAAGAGAAAGGCATCCGACAAAAAACAGGTGAAGGGCAAGAAGAAGGCTAAACTTTGGATCGATGCGGAGCTGTCGGATTGTTCATCATTTAGTGAAGACGAGGAGGAGGAGCCTAAGAAAAATACAGGGCAGGCTGGGTCCACGGACAGCGGCAATGAATCCGACCGCGGTTCTGACAGTAACAAGGCTGAATAA
- the LOC121725760 gene encoding uncharacterized protein LOC121725760 isoform X1, protein MFISKEKIVLLRLIYLSLVNTQNIETFNVEERYHLVNETYVTARTLFLAGRASYDELKDRSRRAMDTFLDLARIMNEEMARDVRAAVLKYYRVKYLLDFSNYIVTLDEMVDIVEHCLIGPVEKMADIRSQFHAVIANFEDVRHFENVHRCRNELPDEVAAAHCILHQTVIFNETMQESLLSIVEIKTRQHVRRINQSLYDVQDCLNHMTPNFFKQLLIDSYTGTCGFLKVVDISARDLTNNKWHTPQHTKFLFKWHPVVSALEQRKLLPRNTKLLLLSALRTANITTSNIQKDLLE, encoded by the exons atgtttatttcaaAAGAAAAGATTGTTTTACTTCGTTTAATTTATCTGTCGCTTGTAAATACG CAGAACATCGAAACCTTCAATGTGGAAGAGCGATACCACCTCGTGAACGAGACGTACGTGACGGCGCGCACGCTGTTCCTCGCGGGGCGCGCCTCCTACGACGAGCTGAAGGACAGGTCTCGCCGCGCAATGGACACGTTCCTCGATCTCGCGCGGATTATGAACGAGGAAATGGCTCGTGACGTCAGAGCGGCCGTGCTCAAGTATTACAGAGTCAAGTATCTGCTGGACTTCAGTAATTACATCGTCACGCTGGACGAG ATGGTGGACATAGTGGAGCACTGCCTCATAGGTCCTGTGGAGAAGATGGCCGACATCCGCAGTCAGTTCCACGCCGTCATCGCCAACTTCGAGGACGTGCGTCACTTTGAGAACGTGCACAGGTGCCGGAACGAGCTGCCGGACGAGGTCGCCGCTGCGCACTGTATACTGCATCAGACGGTTAT TTTCAACGAGACAATGCAGGAGAGTCTGCTGTCGATAGTGGAGATCAAGACGCGACAGCACGTGCGCCGCATCAACCAGTCGCTGTACGACGTGCAGGACTGCCTCAACCACATGACGCCCAACTTCTTCAAACAGCTGCTCATCGATTCCTACACTG GGACTTGTGGCTTCCTCAAAGTTGTAGATATTTCTGCACGAGATCTCACCAACAACAAGTGGCACACTCCACAACACACAAAGTTCTTATTTAAATGGCATCCAGTCGTCAGTGCGTTAGAGCAGAG AAAACTATTGCCGAGAAACACTAAACTATTGCTGCTCTCAGCGTTGCGGACAGCTAATATTACAACAAGCAATATACAGAAGGACTTACtggagtaa
- the LOC121725760 gene encoding uncharacterized protein LOC121725760 isoform X2: MFISKEKIVLLRLIYLSLVNTNIETFNVEERYHLVNETYVTARTLFLAGRASYDELKDRSRRAMDTFLDLARIMNEEMARDVRAAVLKYYRVKYLLDFSNYIVTLDEMVDIVEHCLIGPVEKMADIRSQFHAVIANFEDVRHFENVHRCRNELPDEVAAAHCILHQTVIFNETMQESLLSIVEIKTRQHVRRINQSLYDVQDCLNHMTPNFFKQLLIDSYTGTCGFLKVVDISARDLTNNKWHTPQHTKFLFKWHPVVSALEQRKLLPRNTKLLLLSALRTANITTSNIQKDLLE, translated from the exons atgtttatttcaaAAGAAAAGATTGTTTTACTTCGTTTAATTTATCTGTCGCTTGTAAATACG AACATCGAAACCTTCAATGTGGAAGAGCGATACCACCTCGTGAACGAGACGTACGTGACGGCGCGCACGCTGTTCCTCGCGGGGCGCGCCTCCTACGACGAGCTGAAGGACAGGTCTCGCCGCGCAATGGACACGTTCCTCGATCTCGCGCGGATTATGAACGAGGAAATGGCTCGTGACGTCAGAGCGGCCGTGCTCAAGTATTACAGAGTCAAGTATCTGCTGGACTTCAGTAATTACATCGTCACGCTGGACGAG ATGGTGGACATAGTGGAGCACTGCCTCATAGGTCCTGTGGAGAAGATGGCCGACATCCGCAGTCAGTTCCACGCCGTCATCGCCAACTTCGAGGACGTGCGTCACTTTGAGAACGTGCACAGGTGCCGGAACGAGCTGCCGGACGAGGTCGCCGCTGCGCACTGTATACTGCATCAGACGGTTAT TTTCAACGAGACAATGCAGGAGAGTCTGCTGTCGATAGTGGAGATCAAGACGCGACAGCACGTGCGCCGCATCAACCAGTCGCTGTACGACGTGCAGGACTGCCTCAACCACATGACGCCCAACTTCTTCAAACAGCTGCTCATCGATTCCTACACTG GGACTTGTGGCTTCCTCAAAGTTGTAGATATTTCTGCACGAGATCTCACCAACAACAAGTGGCACACTCCACAACACACAAAGTTCTTATTTAAATGGCATCCAGTCGTCAGTGCGTTAGAGCAGAG AAAACTATTGCCGAGAAACACTAAACTATTGCTGCTCTCAGCGTTGCGGACAGCTAATATTACAACAAGCAATATACAGAAGGACTTACtggagtaa
- the LOC121740360 gene encoding ubiquitin-conjugating enzyme E2 C yields MAQNINPHFASSSNPAKQNEDTIKLKDNHAVSKRLQKELMELMRCADKGISAFPESENLFKWIGTINGPQDTVYAGHKYKLSLEFPNSYPYAPPVVKFLTPCFHPNVDTCGLICLDILKDKWTALYDVRTILLSIQSLLAEPNTQSPLNQQASYLWPNQPAYKKYLDDFYSKHKDS; encoded by the exons ATGGCTCAAAATATTAATCCTCACTTCGCATCTTCGTCCAACCCTGCGAAACAGAATGAGGATACGATAAAACTGAAGGACAATCATGCTGTGAGCAAACG GTTGCAGAAGGAACTAATGGAGCTAATGCGATGCGCAGACAAAGGGATATCCGCGTTTCCAGAGAGTGAAAATCTGTTCAAATGGATCGGGACCATCAACGGTCCACAGGACACGGTGTACGCGGGGCACAAATACAAATTGTCACTAGAATTCCCCAATTCTTACCCGTATGCCCCGCCGGTAGTTAAGTTCCTCACCCCCTGCTTTCATCCCAACGTAGACACCTGCGGGTTAATATGTTTAGACATTTTAAAGGATAAGTGGACGGCGCTATACGACGTACGTACTATTCTATTGTCAATACAGAGCTTGCTCGCCGAGCCCAACACGCAGAGCCCTCTCAATCAACAAGCCTCGTACCTGTGGCCCAACCAGCCCGCATATAAGAAATATTTAGACGATTTTTATAGTAAACACAAAGATTCATAG
- the LOC121729434 gene encoding XK-related protein 7, whose protein sequence is MPEAVKEMLQNGRSYDEPDRIPRNISVSNLDLFMYVVAIVGHFVDLGVDVNVAVRYYLSKMMAEFGWTLGFILLPAFVNTAVSIRMYSQDKQQDSITNEFTKRKWLRIFILVLQMAPILRFTDALIYAIKSRQAAKKKDPSSQRMYYSLMLKEDSDAALLRIFECFLEAAPQHVLQASLLLREYDHLEIHQALSILSSVVGMGWCLAAYQRAIRYAQQDKNNITWTGTILQTLWHFLVTLSRVISISMIAYLYPHWTILACSIHILVMVTWLQIFDRSPFCANNKIGDIAFSFALGAVYLFTYILPIEGRTRYRYTVYYILSFIQNSICAVLWYTSSYERESKYFYPMLVLSTVPFVIGICFMLIYYAFFHPKLSRRVSEAQVTFKVDNNVMEIS, encoded by the exons ATGCCTGAAGCAGTAAAAGAAATGCTCCAAAATGGGCGCTCGTACGACGAGCCCGATCGAATACCAAGAAACATATCTGTTAGCAATTTAGACTTGTTCATGTATGTGGTTGCTATTGTCGGGCATTTCGTGGATTTGGGAGTCGATGTCAATGTTGCTGTAAGGTATTATCTATCTAAAATGATGGCGGAATTCGGGTGGACCTTAGGCTTTATACTTTTGCCGGCTTTTGTCAACACAGCGGTCTCAATACGCAT GTATTCCCAGGATAAGCAACAAGATTCCATAACAAACGAGTTTACTAAGAGAAAATGGCTAAGGATTTTTATTCTGGTGCTACAAATGGCTCCTATTCTACGCTTTACAGATGCCTTAAT ataTGCAATCAAGTCGAGACAGGCAGCAAAGAAAAAGGATCCATCTTCACAGAGGATGTACTATTCATTGATGTTGAAAGAGGACTCTGATGCTGCTCTATTGAGAATCTTTGAGTGCTTCCTAGAAGCAGCACCGCAGCATGTTCTGCAAGCCAGTCTACTGCTGAGAGAATATGACCACCTTGAAA TTCATCAAGCTCTGTCAATATTGTCATCAGTGGTGGGGATGGGTTGGTGCTTAGCAGCCTACCAGAGAGCAATAAGGTATGCTCAACAAGACAAGAATAATATCACATGGACAGGAACCATTTTACAGACGCTCTGGCATTTTTTGGTTACAT TGAGCCGAGTAATATCCATATCGATGATCGCATACCTGTACCCACATTGGACTATCCTAGCATGTTCAATACACATCCTCGTTATGGTGACGTGGCTCCAAATCTTCGACCGGTCCCCATTCTGTGCAAACAACAAAATTGGAGATATCGCCTTCTCTTTTGCACTCGGTGCTGTTTACCTCTTCACTTATATTCTACCAATTGAAGGTAGAACAAGGTATAGGTACACTGTCTATTATATTCTAAGTTTCATCCAAAATTCAATATGTGCAGTATTATGGTATACGTCGAGTTATGAGAGAGAATCCAAATATTTTTACCCCATGCTCGTACTGAGCACTGTACCTTTTGTGATTGGTATTTGTTTTATGTTGATATATTATGCTTTCTTCCATCCCAAATTGTCCAGAAGGGTGAGTGAGGCTCAAGTGACTTTTAAAGTAGATAACAATGTTATGGAAATAAGTTAA
- the LOC121729383 gene encoding actin-related protein 8, which translates to MSTQAYDPGPEHFQQFPSNRIIVIHPGSLYVRIGRASDLLPVKQLHCIARKRRHGGKIYRDSFVPPSVPKTKELIEELEECRLQISHTLQSCMQSNGARRYATPPQQIAAFNRRSLAEIDNDGEPWPQVQCDIVVGDLVLDIDPELPYNIHFPYCRGDFNLHSEIGGSISSVLNDLYTIWSSIIEFKLGIPLIELVKYRCVLLIPDIYVRNHLKCLMTLLLKDLGFGHCFLVQESVGATFGAGIGSACVVDIGDQKTAISCVEDGISHKSTRLRMDYGAGDICQTLSWMFHKSAFPYKNWNENIPRDVILMRNLYEDFCHVNLDVCGPQEKTFLVDHPGDIVNKYTLQVGDECIISPLSLFYTDLLKITGPKSTKIQNRQASDPEDPFDAEFLRETGRKREAVDPAAGEGQPCEVAPDQQVSTNPDEDIVVDTLETAPGDVTLAPGQVLSLDAAILQSIDRCPSEELKRKMYSSILIVGGGVKVHGLNNWLQNRLALQIPYTYKTEQLEIVTSPKDIDPASTVWKGAAVMSCLESALELWINQLEWNKYGLKILRERAPFIW; encoded by the coding sequence ATGAGTACACAAGCTTACGATCCTGGTCCGGAACATTTTCAGCAGTTTCCATCTAACAGAATAATCGTAATCCACCCCGGATCGCTGTACGTAAGAATCGGAAGGGCGTCTGATTTGCTGCCAGTCAAACAGCTGCATTGTATAGCCCGAAAACGTCGACACGGCGGCAAAATCTACCGGGATTCATTCGTTCCCCCTAGCGTACCGAAAACTAAGGAATTGATCGAGGAATTGGAGGAATGTCGGCTACAAATCTCGCATACTCTTCAGTCGTGTATGCAGTCGAACGGAGCCCGGCGGTACGCCACCCCGCCGCAGCAGATCGCCGCCTTCAACAGACGGTCTCTGGCCGAGATCGACAACGACGGCGAGCCGTGGCCGCAGGTGCAGTGCGACATCGTCGTCGGCGACCTGGTGCTCGACATCGATCCCGAGTTGCCCTACAACATTCACTTCCCGTACTGCAGGGGAGACTTCAACCTGCACTCGGAAATCGGCGGCTCAATATCGTCAGTTTTAAATGACTTGTATACGATATGGAGTTCCattattgaatttaaattaGGAATACCCCTAATAGAACTTGTGAAATATCGTTGTGTACTCCTAATACCGGACATTTACGTGAGAAACCACTTGAAATGTCTCATGACCCTCCTGCTAAAGGACCTAGGATTCGGCCACTGTTTTCTCGTCCAGGAGAGCGTGGGAGCGACGTTCGGCGCGGGAATAGGTTCAGCGTGTGTTGTAGACATAGGTGATCAGAAGACTGCAATCTCATGCGTCGAGGATGGTATATCTCACAAATCCACAAGACTTCGAATGGACTATGGAGCTGGGGACATTTGCCAGACCCTGTCCTGGATGTTCCACAAGAGTGCTTTCCCATATAAAAATTGGAATGAGAATATTCCGAGGGATGTCATTCTTATGCGCAACCTGTATGAAGACTTTTGCCATGTCAATCTAGATGTGTGTGGGCCTCAGGAAAAAACATTTCTGGTCGATCACCCGGGTGACATAGTCAACAAGTATACATTGCAGGTGGGTGATGAGTGTATCATATCACCCCTGTCATTATTCTACACTGATCTACTCAAAATAACAGGTCCCAAAAGTACTAAAATTCAAAATCGTCAGGCCAGTGACCCGGAAGATCCATTTGATGCAGAATTTCTGAGGGAAACTGGCAGGAAAAGGGAAGCTGTAGACCCAGCAGCTGGGGAAGGTCAACCATGTGAGGTAGCCCCCGACCAGCAGGTATCTACGAACCCCGATGAGGACATAGTGGTAGACACCTTGGAAACTGCCCCAGGAGATGTGACGTTAGCTCCAGGTCAAGTGCTGAGCTTAGATGCAGCGATACTGCAAAGTATAGATAGATGCCCTAGTGAGGAATTGAAGAGGAAGATGTACAGCAGCATACTGATAGTAGGAGGGGGTGTGAAGGTCCATGGTTTGAACAACTGGCTGCAGAACAGACTGGCTCTACAAATACCTTACACTTACAAAACAGAGCAGCTGGAAATAGTGACATCCCCAAAGGACATAGATCCAGCCAGCACTGTGTGGAAGGGTGCAGCTGTCATGTCCTGCTTAGAGTCAGCTTTGGAGCTGTGGATTAACCAACTGGAATGGAACAAATatggtttaaaaatattaagagaAAGAGCACCATTCATATGGTGA
- the LOC121729922 gene encoding syntaxin-16, which produces MIRNNKITMVSRSLTEVFVLMRNNAIHSRQMFSDQASSSERVMLMRSDSHDLESGVELRSESSAPPPWSDVLEEAHYIITRLKTKISELQSRHERQIRRPALDDSTEQQHIDRLNAEITRHFTQAHSRLTAIKAQVRHGNKTEQKLAANVVLALVTILQDLSVTFRTSQGNYLKSITSREERSNAYFDLPNFEELSLEDNELLPGLTNNQTDLLFSLPSSSGAQNFEDENIDSMFQKPALNQKQLLLMQEENTKMIAEREEEVNKIVRSIMDLNEIFKDLGQMVNEQGTVLDRIDYNIEQTQVQVHEGFKQLQKAERYQRQNRKMHCILILAITCIVMVILLIIVKS; this is translated from the exons ATgattagaaataataaaattacgatGGTATCACGAAGTTTAACGGAGGTGTTCGTTTTGATGCGAAACAATGCTATACATAGTCGACAAATGTTTTCCGACCAG gcaAGCAGTTCAGAAAGGGTAATGTTGATGCGTTCCGACTCTCACGATCTGGAATCCGGAGTTGAGCTGAGGTCAGAATCCAGTGCTCCACCACCATGGAGTGATGTTTTGGAAGAGGCTCATTACATCATCACCAG GTTGAAAACAAAAATATCTGAGTTACAATCTCGTCATGAGCGGCAGATTAGAAGGCCTGCCCTGGATGATAGCACTGAGCAACAACACATAGACAGATTAAATGCAGAGATCACAAGACACTTTACACAAGCACATTCTCGTCTCACTGCTATTAAAGCTCAAGTTAGACATG GTAATAAAACTGAGCAAAAACTAGCAGCAAATGTAGTTTTAGCTTTAGTTACAATATTACAAGATCTGAGCGTTACATTTAGGACTTCACAAGGGAACTACTTGAAATCCATAACTTCCAGAGAGGAGAGGTCAAATGCCTACTTTGATTTACCCAATTTTGAAGAGCTAAGCTTAGAAGATAATGAACTCCTGCCCGGGCTTACAAATAACCAAACTGATTTGCTTTTCTCCTTACCAAGTTCATCAGGTGCTCAGAATTTCGAAGACGAAAATATAGACAGCATGTTCCAGAAGCCAGCTTTAAATCAAAAGCAGCTTCTTCTGATGCAGGAGGAGAACACCAAAATGATAGCCGAGAGAGAGGAGGAGGTGAACAAAATTGTTCGTTCCATTATGGACTTGAATGAAATTTTCAAAGACTTGGGTCAAATGGTAAACGAACAGGGTACAGTGTTGGAccgaatagactataatatagaaCAAACACAAGTCCAGGTTCATGAAGGTTTTAAGCAGCTGCAGAAAGCCGAGAGATATCAGCgacaaaatagaaaaatgcATTGTATCTTAATCCTAGCTATTACCTGCATTGTAATGGTTATTCTACTGATAATAGTTAAAAGTTAG